ttgaaattttttttgaaaaatagtaggggataataagtgaagagagataaagaaatgttggaagtaagaagaatttagggagaatttttaaaaaaatgctttttaaaaaggaaaagaacaaggcaaagaaataaggtaatttcaaattcaaatataactaaaataaaaaataatttttaattttttttgcaccgtttaaaagatctcaatgagatctatcaaacaagatctatattgatagaaaaattatttgtataaatacataattttttaccttttttaaaaaaagttcttatttttaaaatgtggaaAGGCCCCTTAACCATCTCATAATCATTAAagtagggcgctgctattcgcagccttttattttctcccatagcctgttaaaaattttcaattatactcgacggttagttaccgaaattgagatatattttcagcatccaattaccgaaatataatattttttcaacaactatttacctaaaatatatgttcggcagttgtttaccgaaagttgaacatattttcacgTGTAGTTACCGAAttataatattgttttcaacagctatttatcgaaatgttatatatgattttcaacaaccatttaccgaaatgtagtggactatggaagaaaatagaGTGCTACGAATAGCAGCGCCTTTAAAGTAATGTcatgtttttttactttttatatctTTGGTTTATAAACTCTGGAACATTCGACACTTGCATAGAGAAAAATCAGTGACTGAAACCCGATTTGGCCGCCCAAAGATATTTTGCTAGGACTTCTGCACCAAGAATTCATGTTTAACGGAGGAAATCCATCGAGCCGAAATATTACAGCAAATAAAAGACTTATCACTCCGCGCTTGCAATTTGACTCTCACCAGCAAATAACCTCTTGAAACCACTGACAGATCATCGGATGGTTTCAAACTTTCAACTTCATGGTCCGAAATTAATCAAAGCGCTCTTAACACATCATCTCattaaaaaaatctcaatttctttctctctctctctctctctctctctctctctctctctcaatgcatTAACAGCAGAGTACAACAAATCCAACACATAATTGTACAACTCTCTCATTCTGGgattcttttttcaaaattttattactGTAACAACTTTGACTCCTCCTTTTCCTTTCCATTGGGGTTCTTCACGAACAATAACCCATTGTTGCTCACCAACTTTGAGCTTTGCAACACTCCCATTGATCTCGACTTGTTCAGTCTTACCGTAGGCACCTTCACAGCCAATccccccctcctcctccccaCTCCTCCTGACTGAacactattactactactattacCGACCAAATTCGAATCCAACGGTCCCAATCTAATCTCGCAAACCGACCCCACAGATCTTGACCGTCCCACCTGATCCTTATCACTCACACGAACAACTTCTCTTGGTAACGTCTCTACACCCGGCACACTGGATACTTTCCTATTCCTCCTACTCCCAACCCTCGAAGTAGTCTTCACAATCTCCGTGGTATAACTCTCATCCAATGGCTCGTATCTAACCGATTGCCACGAATTGCACGCGCCCATCCCCACGCGCCGCCCTAGGTTATTCCAAATCGGCGACGACACTCTCTTGTTCACACCCCTCAGGCACTCCACCACTTCCGCCATTTCCGGCCGCTTCTCAGCCTTCGACCGGACGCACCTCGCAGCCATCACCGCCAACCTCCGCATCACCACCGCATCCTCCGGCGGCCCGATTCTCGGATCGCAAATAGACTCGTACTCGCCGCCCCTGATCAGCGGAGCCGCCCAGTCCACCACAGACGGCGGCGAGTACCTCATGTCAATCGCCTTACGCCCGCTTAAGATCTCCAGCAGAAGGATTCCGAAACTGAACACGTCGGACTTGGTGCTGAGATCACCCGGCGCAAGATAGCCAGGGTCCAAGTACCCCATCGTCCCCGCCGGCGGCGTGCACTTGACCTTCACGTCCTCCACGTGTCCCCTCAGAGCCAAGCCGAAGTCCCCCAGCCGAGCGTTATTTTCCCCGTCGATTAAAACGTTGGACGACTTTATGTCGCGGTGGATAACGGGCGGGTTCGACGAGTGGAGGTGCTGGACCGCCCGGGCGACTTGTAACGCGAACCGGACCCGGGTGGACCAGAGCAGGGGCTTGGGGCGCGCGTGGAGGAGATCGTGCAAGGACCCGTTGGGCATGTACTCGAACACAATAAGGTTCCGGCCGAGGGAGTCGGAGGAGAGTCCGAGGAGGTTGACGAGGCGGGGGCTACGGAGGCGGGAGAGGATTTCGATCTCGTTGTCGACGGTGGCGGTGGGGGAGGTGGTTTTTTTGACGGCGGCGAGGAGGGTGGGGTTGCGGAGGGAGGCCTTGAAGACGGAGCCGTGGCTGCCTTTGCCGAGGAAGTTGTCGGGGGAGAAGGCGTCGGTGGCGGATTCGAGGTCAGAGTAGGAGAAGTGGGTGATTTTGAAgggttttttgttgggtttggttttcTCGGGTTTTTTGCAATTGTGGGGATCGCCAGTGACGATGGCGGAATCTGCATTGCAAGAGAGATAACCCATTCAGTGGAATTGCAATCTATATACAGAgtgaggaggagaagaagaagacggtGTGAGAGAGAGGTTGAAGAAGGGAGAGGTTTAAtaggacagagagagagagagagagaggtggtgtAGAGAGTGGGGAAAGGAGAGGAGAGCGGCAAAGGCCATAACGGTAGATGTTGGTGCTACGGTGAATTTACAGCtttgaggaaaaagaaaagggaaaaagcaaaagcaaaattcAAAGTTGATTTGGTGATTATCTTAgcatttttttgacttttttttgggggttctttttcttccttaaCATGCAAAGGCGTGCCGAGCTCGGCGAAGAATATCTTGGAGGTTGGtcttgaaaaaggaaaattgttaCATGTGCTGGTGGCACATGATTTTTTTACTAGTTCTTTATGTGTGAATGAATTCATTTTGAATACcccttgttttcaaaaaataaaaagtacaatTGATGCATTTAATTTTTGGAAGTGTGTAAATCGTGTATTGAATATATATTTTCGTGAAATTTTCACGAGTTGACTTACACATGGGTAGAATTTGAATGTGGTGAACATGGGCTAAAATGCTAGTATATATTAATAGTAGCCATAGTACAAGTTTGATATATTAAGTGACCCAGTACTTCAAGAGCATTGTGGGATCGCATGATACAAAAGTGTGGGCTGCTAAGAAGCAACATGCAAGTACGATGAGTGTAACTAAAGTAGGAATGCTTGTAGATGAGTGTGTGCTAAaactttgaggaaaaaaaaaaaaatgaaaacacttGAGAAATGATAAGGGTGACACTTACAAAAATAAGATGAGATAAAACATTCGCTTATCGTAGATTCGATAGAGGCGGTAGTTAAGAAATAATATGCTTACGATAGATGGGAGTCAAGGGCGGAACCAAGAAGGAATTTAACACTAGGCTAACCCAAATtacatatatgtttttttttccatctcccGGGAAAGCCTCACATCCTGGTGGTCGGATAGTGCCAACAATTGCAGTGCCAGCCCACAAAGCAAGAAGTCTATTGGGTTGAAGTGGTAGTAGGATTCAAGGGGATAGCCCCGCTCACATTAAGCAGGTTTTTTATCCAGCCTTGAAAacggcaaaaaaataaaaataaattacatatatataaatcaaAAAGAGGCAAACTTGTACATAAATAcgtaaatgttcaaaaaaatgaaCACTATTGAAATTGTACCCTACGATGTTTTACAGagtaaaaataatctattatcGAATCTGAGTCGATATTTACAACAAGTTCTCTTTCAATATAGATAATCATAGAATCCGTTAGAAAATCATCCTCCATTTTGTTACAAAGATCAATTTTTACATGTTTCATAGCTGAAAATGTTTTTTCCATAGTTGCCGTTGTAACAGAAAGAGTTGCAACGAGGCtaatcaacctttcaatcaaataaATGGGTTGGCCTTGATGGGAGTAGTACTAGAGGAGGTGTGCCAAAAGTCAACCTTAAAAGCGGTAGTTTGAAATTAAGGGGTTGTTCATTTAAAAAAGCCATTGgctttctcacaaaaaaatgagccaaataaacccacataaaaataaaaatagagcgCCGCTATTCggagccctttattttctcccgtaatctactacatttcggtaaatggttgttcaaaatcataaataacatttcggtaaattgctgttgaaaacaagattatatttcggtaactacatgtcgaaaaaatgttcaactttcggtaaacaactgccgaacatacattttcggtaaacatctgttgaaaaaaatattatatttcagtaattggatgatgaaaatatatctcaatttcgataactaactgtcgagtataattagaaatttttaacgggctacgggagtaaatagagggctgtgAATAGCAGTGCcctaaaaataagccaataagccacttttttcgtctttattcaaaaaatattggatttcgatcaaaattttatactttttagattcctctcgtcatgaggatgcaataatccccaaaaaaatgaggataaaccaagtgatacgaaaaaaatttgaataaggacaaaaaataagccactttggcttatttgtccaaacaccccctaCGGATCTAGAATTTTTTGCTTATCAGAGTGAGTACGTATGGCGTTCTCGCCTAAACTGAATACAAACGAATTCATGAGGcaatcaaaattaattgagacTTAAGGCTTTGTTTACTCATG
The sequence above is drawn from the Rhododendron vialii isolate Sample 1 chromosome 6a, ASM3025357v1 genome and encodes:
- the LOC131331398 gene encoding serine/threonine-protein kinase-like protein At3g51990; its protein translation is MGYLSCNADSAIVTGDPHNCKKPEKTKPNKKPFKITHFSYSDLESATDAFSPDNFLGKGSHGSVFKASLRNPTLLAAVKKTTSPTATVDNEIEILSRLRSPRLVNLLGLSSDSLGRNLIVFEYMPNGSLHDLLHARPKPLLWSTRVRFALQVARAVQHLHSSNPPVIHRDIKSSNVLIDGENNARLGDFGLALRGHVEDVKVKCTPPAGTMGYLDPGYLAPGDLSTKSDVFSFGILLLEILSGRKAIDMRYSPPSVVDWAAPLIRGGEYESICDPRIGPPEDAVVMRRLAVMAARCVRSKAEKRPEMAEVVECLRGVNKRVSSPIWNNLGRRVGMGACNSWQSVRYEPLDESYTTEIVKTTSRVGSRRNRKVSSVPGVETLPREVVRVSDKDQVGRSRSVGSVCEIRLGPLDSNLVGNSSSNSVQSGGVGRRRGGLAVKVPTVRLNKSRSMGVLQSSKLVSNNGLLFVKNPNGKEKEESKLLQ